AAAGTGAAAATATATCCGCGAGTTCTAGAAGTGTGTTTGGTTTCATATGACTAGCGCATGACATGTTTCAGTATCAATTGTCTACTACATGTAATGGAGTTCCTTAATGTATCTTTTACAGTGTATATCACTGGATCTTGCAGCAAGTAAGATCAGCAATCCTCTTTACTCAATATAGATGTCAAATGTTGGAAGGAGGTTAGGTGATCGCATTGACCAAATATTGGAATCAAGATAGGTTTGGAGTTCCCCTTTGGTCCCATATTGgaatgaataattcaagcaagcatttgaaaaaaagaacataCTTGCATATCACCACGGCGGTACTTCGAATATCCAAATGGACAAGTAAGAAAGATTGTCAAACAAACCTTTTTCACTTCCACAGCCGGAGCACCTTGACTAGCTATTTTCACTCCAACAGCTTTGCCAGGGAAGCTACCAATTgataaaagatgaaaaaaaattaaggactGCGAGGGTCATCCCAACACTGAggggacaaaaaataaaagcataCAAGTGCAGGGGACTTGGGAAACCTTGATCCAATTTGAACAAGCATGCAAGGAAAACAAATTCAGGCAATCCTGAAGACTATAGTTCAAGTAAGTGGAAATTCATCCAAAGCAGTCTAGTAAAATCATCCGAAGCAGGAGAAGACCATGCAAAGGCAAACAACACATTTGTAAAGTAGGGAGCCAAGGGAGGTAATCAGAAtagaacaaaaaatacaaaaaataaactgGAAAGATCTGCTAAAATCGCCTCAGGAACACTAAGACCCCAGTTCTTTCAACCCTTTTACTGCTATACATTACTACTATAAATAGGCAAACCATTTTGGTTCATTACATTTACCTTGAATTGACATTGGAAAAGAACCATTTTGGTTCATTTAAAATGATATGTACATCTATTGGAAAATAACACAACTTCTGGCAAACTCTATTGCAAAAGTTTTAATAAGCAATGTCAGCTGTCAAAATATGATTAATTCTCCAGGGAGCAACTCCTCTTCAGTCCCACCTTTCCCAGCCCACTTCGATGATAGGAACAGTACATTTTTTAGAGATCAAGACCACAACCAGCGGAAATTCATGttgttcggatatcaatcaACACATTATTATCAGAGATTCAGAATACATTTTTCTAGATAAAAATGAGTTTGACCCAGTATgaaacataaatatttatcaatcatttttcaaGAATACATTATTACCAATCATTTTTCTGGATACATTTTTCCAAACATAAATTCATGGTATTGTCATATTTATCAATATCCGATCAAGATGATTAGCGGCATGAATGATTGGTAATCTCCACGAGGTCTACAATACGGATGGTTCTGCTCATGGAAGCAGACCCATAAATGGGCAAATTGGACGGACCAGTTTAGGGACCTGAGAGGATCTCAGTAGTCAGTTCAATTCTATATGTTGCCACTCTTTCAGACATAGAAACCAGGAacacaaaccaaatgaaacattACATGTCTCACTCCTGGGCTTCTGATAATTATCGAATATTGTGGGAATGGAGATTATCCACACCAGTGCCAAGCAGCAGGCAAATATGATACAAGGAGTAATTCTTTCCAGAAAAAACAATTAAAGGGCAAAGCACTGGAAACCCACGTGAacacaaaaactaataaaacgaaaaaaagacGGAAAAAAGACAAACCTTGCAGCGAGTTGCGAGGAAACGCAGTGGTACCACTTGCTAACATTAGGGAAGGCATTGACCTTATGCGACACTGCAGCGTATACCTTAATATCATCTTTAGTAAGTTGGTCCCTGCTCATATACATACAAAATTACCACAATTTCGGTATAAATGGTATGCAAAATTCCAAACGTTCCAAGATGTCGAATGAAATCTCACataggccaaacattccaaacctcgGGGCCGTTGGAGGTTTGCCTGGTCGCTAACTTCAAGGCCCCGGGATTAGTTTCGATTAGTTGACACAAGCTGGCCCAGACACTCTTGCTTATGAAAAAAATCTGTaacttatttactttttttgcGCAATTCTTGATTAAGTTCAAACCGAGCAAATCAAATATACATACATCTAATTACGTCATACGATATTCCAGATTTTTGCAACGATGGTGAGAACGAGACAAATAATAGTAGTAAGTAGAATTAGAACTGACCCAGAAATATAGGTTTTTCCGGAGAGGAAGTCGTCGAGTGACTTGAGGCCAGATTCTGTGTGCAGATCTGAAAAGGTAACGGCCATTTGTATGCTTTTGTAAtgggacgacgacgacgacggagagagagagatttgggtaCGAAAGGCTGGGTAAACAGTGGAGTACTGCGCTGAAGAGAGGAGTTGTGGTGGAGTGGAGAAAAATGTATTTATATGAGATATTTGTCTAGAAACCCTAGATTAGATGGTATATTCCCTTTCTTTAAAGccatcactctttttttttaaatgattttgCACACCATTCTTTTATAATGTCACACCCTGAAAGTGTATGTatgcaccaaaaaatacacttgcaaggtGTGacgttataaaaaaaagggtgtggcaaaatcactgccctttttttttaatcctgaAAGCCatcgcctttttttttttgatcagcaaaagcCATCACTTTTTTAAAACCTCGAATTTTAGAGGCAAACGTTTGGTCCGGTTTAGATATTTTTTCAAAGCAAATCGGACGTGTTGATTTGCGGATTTTTCCGAACTAACTCGgtggtgttttcggtagtgaaaattttatagatttttatttttggttaagAACTTGTTAggtattttcggtagtgaataagttgttgaaaaatgtcaaattattttcgATAGTAAataataagttgttgatgaaTTTATGAATAGAGTTACTatagcaacaaaaaaatttgttgacaacttttttgttagtagaaacgaGATAGTAAAATgctaaaacttttttgttagtaaaaacgagatgataaaatgcgttgagtttttttgttagtggaaatgcCCCTTAGCAACCCGGTAGGTTCCATTTGACCGGTTTAATCCGATTTTCCTATTTCACCCGAACATGTAAATTTGCAATGAAGGCTAAACAACATGTACATTATTCGTTAAAATCCAAACATTTACTAACACGGAGCATCGACATTTTTATCAAGACTAACTAACTTTAAGCCACTTAATATTaagcaaataacaaaaattCCCACCAACAATAGCATGAAAAAGTTTTTCATCCACAAATTATTAGAGATAAAGTTTGAAActgagaaatgaaaaaacaagtactgaaatttttatttttttttgaaagaaagtactGAAAATTGAATGTTGAATAatgatctttttctttttttcccttggtgTAGCGAAGTCAGGAATGTTTTTTGGAAGCACTCGCCATATGTGGTCAACATTTAGCTCTCATCTAACACATACTATCAATTAATTATGAGGTTCAAGACTCGAATTAACCTCAAGCGAGAATTAGGAATCAAATACCTAACTATTAATCTCTCACTCGAGAATTGATATTCAAATCCACGACTTTCTTATGAAACTAATATGCTCTTTTTAGCTAAAAAAGACAACTCAATTGATTAATTAATTGATGGTGATTTTCGAGTTGATGGTATTACTATTACTGCAAgcccttgtttttgttttttgttttttttttttgtctgtctTGATGAGGACTTGTGAATAGAATGTAGGCTTAAAACTGGGTAGTATTCATTAAAATTGCACTACAATCATCTTGATAGCATGTAGCACTAGATAATGATTGGATAATGAGTAAATGGGCTTATTAGACATTTGCGTAGCATAGTATGTGACccagaaaataaaaaggaaggaaagatTAACTCTTCATATATTGTCacggttttattttttgaacattcaaaatttctttcaaaacACCAAACGGTACTTACAAAGAGATTTCATCACCATATTCTAGAAAGAACTACAATCACATACACCTAGATTTGAgcttttcaagctcaaatagtGCACACACATACCGCAAACACCCAAAATACAATTTGGGAATAGTGCAAGTCGAAGAGGAGAAAGATATATACCCCAACAAATGCGTGGGGGCTGTAAGTGAGCCGAGCTActcgcgagctcggctcgactcggctcgtttcgtaaacgagccgagctcgagctcgagttttcggctcgtttactaaacgagccgagtggagctcagctcgtttgacaaaagctcggctcgttaagggaggctcggctcgattaaagaggctcgtttagtaaatggctaagctcggctcgttaagggctcggctcgttaaggctcaagCCGAACTCGaactcgagtttttggctcgttaagtaaacgagccgagcgaaTGTTTACACCCCTATGCAGCGTGGCCCAAACCAATGGAAATGAACAAAGATGAAGTCCATAAGGTTTCCGAAAGAAATAACCCAAGAGGGGTGTAAAAGCTCCGTAAAAAGAGAGAAACACCCCCACCAAGGGATGGGAAAAACAAAGCAATAGCACGGTCTCTGTAGATCTGTAGCTTTGCCATACTGAATCCAAAGTCGCCAAGAAACCTCGTCGCCGAAGCGGGCTCCGGATGACGGATTTGACTCAAgacttatatatataaccattaTTGATCATCCATTCCAGACTCCAGTGGTTGTGCACATTCTTAAGAGTCCAGTAAGCCCACCCAAAACTAGCCCGCTCGTAGACTTGTAATTGGGCCTTGGCAAAGTTTTGGTAATCCAGTTTTGTAGCCCTCCTATGCTGATCCCATTCAGCTGCGCATTCTCCTGCAATATTCATTCAAGCAAGGTCCAATCGTTTTATGGAAGTGAAACTAGCAAGCAAGTTCAATAAACTGGGAAGGTTGAGAATAACAACAATGCTACAGAAAGAAAGGTTTAATCGAAGGCTGTTCATATTTTTGTGTGACATCACTGCATTCATCAAGGTGATCGACTCAACCAAAATCATGGAGATATATAGGAGTTTGATATCTTTGCGCAAAACAACATTCTAGATCCATATTAcaacataaaaaacaaaaagcattTCGGTACATACCTACAAAAGTTAGAGGCCCGTTGGATGTAGTAACTTGACTCAGTTGCGCTGACCGGTAGGTGTTGACAAAATCAATGTTTTGTTGGACAGACATTTGCTTGAAGCTATCAGAATAGAGGTTGTAGTAGTGGACATCAATGACGGATCTTGTGAACCCACTGGCAAGAGGAAAGAGTTCTTTTGGATCAGCTGGTCCTAACTGATTTGACATAATCACATATGCTGTTGAGTGTTTTCGAACAGCGTTGAAGCCAGCACGGTAGTACTTGGTCATGATATCTAGGGAGACTCCAGGGGAGAGAGGGTCGTTGATCAGCTCAACGGCATAAAGACTCGGGTTCTTAGCATACTTATATGTCCACAAAAAGCAAAGTACAAGTGAGATTCCAGTTGTTACCATCCAGTAATGCTATAGATGCAGAAACCTTTCACTGCAAAGtatcaagaaaaaaacagcgtctcaaacacaaaattttgttgcttttcTAAAAGCATACTCGGATTATACCTGGCAGATAGGAAGTCTATAACTTCAACTGTTTGTTGTATGTTTTGGTCAGACAATCCCCATTCTTGAGACCCATCTCTAGTAGAACTGTGGTTCCAACAGTTTTGAGAGCCCGGTGCAGCATGCAGAACAATAATAACCTTAATCTCATATTTTCTGCGAACACAAAACCACCAGATGAAGTACAAATCTTTGATAAATTTGTCCCCATCTTCATAAGGTTTTTTATTCGTTGATCCAAATTCACTAGTGAATTAACAGTCCTTTAGTTGAAGACGAAGTGTGGGGTTCTAACAAACATACTGCGCCCATAAGAAGGCATTGTCCAAGGCTTGAAAGGATCCCCCAACATAAGGCAGTGGAGGAGTTGGATCACTAGCTATCCACCACCCAACAGGAATTCTCACTGCGTTCAATCCATTCTCAGATATGAACTTGAAGTCTTTTCTACTATGAATGTGCTCCAGTGCTCCTAAAACGTACACCAAAGtcgcatcaatttttggagcaCATAATTATGCATCACATTACTTCTTAAACAAAACATTCCTGCATAACTTGTGGTGCCCTAACTGGACCGTAACCATTTGTTACTAGATACTCGCCACAAAGGCCCCCATCATTAGTTATGACGAAAACAGATGGATCATCGTCTCCCCAATTGCCATCCCCTTTTGAATCAGCTGTCACTAGCCCTCCTTGTTCAcctacaaaattcaaataatgataAGGTTAAGTagcaaatataaatttttccatcattttttcTCCAGTAGCTAGCTCTCTAAATTTCTTTCAATGGAACATTGGGAAATAGTTCCTTTGACAATACTCCTTCCCTTTTTTATGTTCCAATTAAACAGATACCCAACATAAGTAATGCCTTTAAATATGATAGTTTGTTGCACTTTAGAGAAATGCACATAAAAATCATTATGCCTGACCCAAATTCACCTTAACTGTAGTCCCCACCAGTTCCAGTTTGAAAACAATTTTCCCGAGATTTTACACAGATACCTAACCAATTTTTGTGCACCCGAGATTTATACTCAAACATTTTTCCCTCCTAACATCAAAGTAGAAAGATTTTTGTTGTGAGTCTTGAATACAATGACGAAGACCGGCAGTGATTCTAATTCTTCTTTTTCCTATTGATGCTGACAACGAATAACATATAGAATATTTAGTTTGAATAGCATATCATGCCTAAAAGACGAGCATTTAAacatcaaaaaatgagaacaaaaaccTGTAAAAAGCACCCATCAGGCCAGGGCACTTTGATCCTAACACAGCTTGAATCGCTGGGATCTCTCACAATCTCAAACGTTTCTGATCGCCGGGGCTTCTTTTCCTCGGCAACTATATCAATCCCATTCCTTTTAGTTCCCATGAATTGCTTTTTGAACACCCTCAACTGAAATGTGGTCTCGCTGATCCTCCACAACTGCATTCACAAAACATAACCCGGTGTTTAATCATGCATAGTAGAGAGAATCAAATCAAAGTTATCTGACGAAAACTCAAGACTCATAACAAGGTGATTGTTTCCCAGCCTGAAGCAGTATTTCTGTTGGCAACTATGGTGGTTCCTCCACCTCCTTTGGTGCAAAGGTACTTACCGACCATTAAATATTTTAACTGTAGCCTAGTTCCATCCTAGTGGGAAGACAATCCCAACGTGATTGAGCAGCTGAGAGAATGAATAAAAAAACTTGTATACGCAGATAGGAACTGGTGTGTAGAAATTTAGTACAAACCAGGAAATCTTTGTCTTGTATGCCATCAAAGAGAGATGGTTTGATCCACCCTTCTGTAACTAGCCAGCCTCCCAAATTAACAGCTCTTATTTTCATGTTTGGAGTGACCCAAATCACCATCCCAAATTAACAGTTCTTTTTGAAATGGAAGaactctccttttctttttttttggaacaactcTTCTTGGAGCAAAGGGTTAAAACATATAAAACTTTGGCTTCAAGTCTAAGCAAGAGATCTAGTCAACGCAATTGGATAAGAATTGAATTTGGATCCTGTCTGGCAAGGTTTGGTCAACTCAAAATATACTACAGACATTGTTGGAAAGGTCTAATCAAATATCTTGCGTTTAAGGAAACCCACACACGAATGGGGTGATCTCACATCAGTGTTCATGTATAAGTG
The sequence above is a segment of the Rhododendron vialii isolate Sample 1 chromosome 13a, ASM3025357v1 genome. Coding sequences within it:
- the LOC131312521 gene encoding glucan 1,3-beta-glucosidase-like is translated as MVTTGISLVLCFLWTYKYAKNPSLYAVELINDPLSPGVSLDIMTKYYRAGFNAVRKHSTAYVIMSNQLGPADPKELFPLASGFTRSVIDVHYYNLYSDSFKQMSVQQNIDFVNTYRSAQLSQVTTSNGPLTFVGECAAEWDQHRRATKLDYQNFAKAQLQVYERASFGWAYWTLKNVHNHWSLEWMINNGYIYKS
- the LOC131314106 gene encoding uncharacterized protein LOC131314106, whose product is MVIWVTPNMKIRAVNLGGWLVTEGWIKPSLFDGIQDKDFLLWRISETTFQLRVFKKQFMGTKRNGIDIVAEEKKPRRSETFEIVRDPSDSSCVRIKVPWPDGCFLQEGKMFEYKSRVHKNWLGEQGGLVTADSKGDGNWGDDDPSVFVITNDGGLCGEYLVTNGALEHIHSRKDFKFISENGLNAVRIPVGWWIASDPTPPLPYVGGSFQALDNAFLWAQKYEIKVIIVLHAAPGSQNCWNHSSTRDGSQEWGLSDQNIQQTVEVIDFLSASERFLHL